A region from the Stygiolobus caldivivus genome encodes:
- a CDS encoding metallophosphoesterase family protein, which produces MKFLLVSDVHKSYKFFKGHDESVAVEWLLEVIDKVRPDVLISAGDWDDGMTAEDFVKISSKVKLLTIYGNHENFGIIRAYAMPDGKVFEIGDLKIAGINGLLGEESRKGVPMTSPIQFMNVINRLKNTVDRLDIFLAHQPPYIPEVYPKMKFDEYSQMMFDAVEDLKPRLFLNGHMTAGCYSYYEFPSGTKYLRVDSSQSYRCYALLEGDKEVTVYEDGEEVRRFTI; this is translated from the coding sequence ATGAAGTTCCTGTTGGTGAGTGATGTCCATAAGTCCTATAAGTTCTTTAAGGGGCATGACGAGTCAGTCGCGGTGGAGTGGCTGTTAGAGGTCATAGATAAGGTGAGACCGGATGTCCTAATCTCTGCAGGGGATTGGGACGATGGGATGACGGCGGAGGACTTTGTGAAAATAAGCTCTAAGGTAAAGCTACTGACGATCTACGGGAACCACGAGAACTTCGGGATAATCAGGGCGTATGCTATGCCTGACGGTAAAGTCTTCGAGATAGGGGACCTGAAAATAGCTGGAATAAACGGGCTTTTGGGGGAGGAGAGTAGGAAAGGTGTCCCAATGACCTCCCCTATCCAGTTTATGAACGTAATTAACAGGTTAAAGAATACTGTGGATAGGCTCGACATATTTCTAGCCCACCAGCCACCTTACATACCTGAGGTCTACCCTAAAATGAAGTTTGATGAGTATAGTCAGATGATGTTTGACGCTGTGGAAGATTTAAAGCCCAGGCTCTTCCTTAACGGCCATATGACGGCGGGGTGCTACTCATACTACGAGTTCCCCTCAGGGACAAAGTACTTAAGGGTTGACAGCTCGCAGAGTTATCGATGCTATGCGTTACTGGAGGGGGATAAAGAGGTCACGGTCTATGAAGACGGAGAAGAAGTAAGGCGTTTCACTATATGA
- a CDS encoding winged helix-turn-helix domain-containing protein — protein MDNKEKLLNSPIKVKILKLFNEGGAEISLTFKDIKDSLNISTDSLKFQLNDLVAEGILSKKKNKYNLTNVGKELLKEIKEKGL, from the coding sequence GCTTAACTCACCAATAAAAGTAAAAATATTAAAATTGTTCAATGAGGGCGGGGCTGAAATATCGCTTACCTTCAAGGACATTAAGGACTCCTTAAATATCTCCACTGATTCGCTGAAATTCCAGCTCAACGACCTAGTGGCTGAGGGCATATTATCGAAGAAAAAGAATAAGTACAACTTGACTAATGTAGGTAAGGAATTGCTCAAGGAAATTAAGGAAAAAGGTTTGTGA